One genomic region from Sciurus carolinensis chromosome 2, mSciCar1.2, whole genome shotgun sequence encodes:
- the LOC124976300 gene encoding basic proline-rich protein-like, with the protein MCHDQQVLQTTCGHNSLCEPPTALITSSSTRPGASSEGVRGPLTSFTRASATTQSSGFPQLPTLLRKVSTPTHPTPFRAWLLTSRRRSRAPSWPFQESCSPVGPDPSRRPPGRCPEPGDRVARLSPGPCCLRRAFSSLPSAHPSGSGSSRPASAPGFVCAHGALLPGAPGAFVKHAAGGSGLPSTPGARPAQPPPQDRRHLPPLYLSPSEPGGAVPTALRKPPGTQRTPALSQCALLAAETPGRQNPRGPLPAPHPPAAAVAPANTRQRLGAGPESGRGVPFPAEPGK; encoded by the coding sequence ATGTGCCACGACCAACAGGTTCTGCAAACAACCTGTGGGCACAACTCACTGTGCGAGCCACCCACCGCGCTTATCACTTCTAGCAGTACCCGTCCCGGTGCAAGCTCCGAGGGGGTCCGTGGGCCCCTCACCAGCTTCACCAGAGCCTCCGCCACCACCCAGAGCAGTGGTTTTCCTCAGCTCCCCACTCTTCTTCGGAAAGTAAGCACTCCAACACACCCTACTCCTTTCCGAGCCTGGCTCCTGACAAGCCGGCGCCGATCGCGAGCACCTAGTTGGCCCTTCCAAGAAAGCTGCTCCCCAGTCGGCCCGGATCCTTCAAGGAGGCCACCTGGACGCTGCCCCGAGCCAGGAGACAGAGTGGCCCGCCTCTCTCCGGGTCCCTGCTGTCTCCGCAGAGCTTTCTCTTCTCTACCCAGCGCCCACCCTTCGGGCAGCGGGAGTAGTCGCCCAGCGTCAGCGCCCGGCTTTGTCTGCGCCCACGGAGCGCTCCTGCCCGGCGCCCCAGGGGCTTTCGTCAAGCACGCAGCCGGCGGGTCCGGCCTGCCCTCCACCCCCGGCGCCCGGCCCGCGCAGCCCCCGCCCCAAGATCGCCGCCACCTTCCTCCACTCTACCTTTCCCCATCAGAGCCAGGGGGCGCGGTGCCCACCGCTCTCCGCAAGCCTCCAGGGACGCAACGCACCCCAGCCCTCAGCCAGTGCGCCCTGCTGGCCGCCGAAACCCCGGGCCGGCAGAATCCTAGGGGGCCACTCCCGGCCCCTCACCCTCCCGCGGCTGCCGTAGCCCCTGCTAACACCAGGCAGAGATTGGGGGCCGGGCCGGAGAGCGGGCGCGGGGTACCTTTCCCTGCAGAGCCCGGGAAGTGA